The Desulfoscipio gibsoniae DSM 7213 genome contains a region encoding:
- the malQ gene encoding 4-alpha-glucanotransferase: MDWQNDALRELAQIYGLQTTYRDAGGQRRQVSEQALLATLQALGAPLAGPDDVPDALRQSHLEQWQRCCEPVTVAWEGQPVHIELRLPANLSNSRVNCRLKIERGTTKEWTFDLAQLPPVAGTTIESVDYQVKQLPLPGKMPQGYHQCFITMPGFKCQSMIIAAPPKAYLPPDETTKRLWGVFMPLYALRSKHSWAAGDINDLEQLLRWTQGLGGNTVGTLPLLAAFLDEPFSPSPYSPASRLFWNEFYLNLNAIPELKLCQPARDLLKSQALQKEIAALHNAPLVDYRWGMAVKRQILELLARYCSGTPGREAALQSWISANPAARDYARFRATMEKQHAIWSRWPQRMYNGVLQAGNYAPSTERYHLYVQWLAHEQIDALSKQARKRGPGLYLDLPLGVHRAGYEVWRERKAFAREADCGAPPDQLNTAGQNWEFPPLHPEGIRQQGYRYYIATLRHHMQHAGILRLDHVMGLHRLFWIPRGLAARDGVYVKYRAEEFYAILALESHRHQTLLVGEDLGTVSPHVRASMDRHKIYRMHILPFEIRQIPSQGPHPPPARSLAALNTHDMPPFAAYWSQEDRRNRLGISRFLFRKGWLAAPTSNQRKVFKGCLKHLAASRARVLLVNMEDLWLETAPQNIPGTTQEYPNWRRKARRDIEEFTRLPGVLKLLQEINRLRKGRVLK, translated from the coding sequence TTGGATTGGCAGAATGACGCATTGCGTGAGCTAGCCCAAATATACGGGCTGCAAACGACCTACCGGGATGCCGGCGGGCAACGCCGCCAGGTATCGGAACAAGCGCTGCTGGCCACGCTGCAGGCGCTGGGTGCCCCGTTGGCCGGACCGGATGATGTGCCGGACGCTCTGCGGCAGAGTCATCTAGAGCAGTGGCAACGCTGCTGTGAACCAGTAACGGTGGCCTGGGAAGGACAGCCCGTGCATATTGAGCTTCGCCTACCAGCGAATTTGAGTAATAGCCGGGTTAATTGCCGGCTAAAGATAGAAAGGGGCACCACAAAGGAATGGACGTTTGACCTGGCACAGCTGCCCCCGGTGGCAGGAACCACGATAGAAAGCGTTGATTACCAGGTCAAGCAACTACCTTTGCCTGGCAAAATGCCCCAAGGTTATCATCAATGCTTTATAACCATGCCGGGCTTTAAATGTCAGTCAATGATCATTGCCGCGCCGCCAAAAGCCTATTTACCCCCGGACGAAACCACGAAACGCCTGTGGGGGGTTTTCATGCCCCTTTATGCATTACGCTCCAAGCATAGTTGGGCGGCCGGGGACATTAACGATCTGGAGCAATTGCTGCGCTGGACCCAGGGACTGGGTGGCAACACGGTGGGCACACTGCCGCTGTTGGCCGCCTTTCTGGATGAGCCCTTCTCCCCTAGTCCTTACTCGCCTGCCAGCCGCCTGTTTTGGAATGAGTTTTACCTTAATTTAAACGCTATTCCGGAGCTTAAACTATGCCAGCCGGCACGGGATTTACTTAAATCACAAGCCTTGCAAAAAGAAATCGCCGCATTGCACAACGCTCCCCTGGTGGATTACCGCTGGGGTATGGCAGTAAAACGCCAAATTCTTGAGCTGCTGGCCCGGTACTGCTCTGGAACACCAGGTAGGGAAGCCGCGCTGCAAAGCTGGATATCCGCTAACCCGGCGGCCCGGGATTACGCCCGTTTTCGTGCCACCATGGAAAAACAGCACGCTATTTGGTCAAGGTGGCCCCAACGAATGTATAATGGCGTACTCCAAGCAGGGAATTACGCACCATCTACAGAACGCTACCACTTATATGTACAGTGGCTGGCCCACGAACAAATTGACGCCCTGTCCAAGCAGGCCCGGAAACGGGGACCCGGGCTGTATCTCGATTTGCCTCTGGGGGTACACCGCGCGGGATATGAAGTTTGGCGTGAGCGAAAGGCTTTTGCCAGAGAGGCGGATTGCGGTGCACCACCGGATCAACTAAATACCGCGGGGCAAAACTGGGAATTCCCACCGCTGCACCCCGAAGGGATCAGACAACAGGGGTACCGGTACTACATCGCAACTTTGCGCCATCACATGCAGCACGCCGGCATACTACGCCTGGACCATGTAATGGGCTTACACCGCCTATTCTGGATACCCCGGGGTTTAGCGGCCCGGGACGGAGTGTACGTCAAATACCGGGCCGAGGAATTTTACGCTATATTAGCCCTGGAATCACATCGCCACCAGACGCTTCTTGTAGGCGAGGATCTGGGCACCGTCTCACCGCACGTCCGGGCATCCATGGACCGGCACAAGATTTATAGGATGCATATTCTGCCTTTTGAGATCAGGCAGATACCCAGCCAGGGCCCACATCCCCCCCCGGCCCGCTCCCTGGCCGCGCTAAACACCCACGATATGCCACCCTTCGCAGCTTACTGGAGTCAGGAAGACCGACGCAACCGCCTGGGAATATCCCGTTTTTTATTTCGCAAAGGCTGGCTGGCGGCTCCCACCAGCAATCAACGCAAGGTTTTTAAGGGGTGTTTAAAACACCTGGCCGCAAGCCGGGCGCGGGTACTGTTGGTAAATATGGAAGATCTATGGCTGGAAACGGCACCCCAGAACATCCCCGGCACCACGCAAGAATATCCCAACTGGCGGCGCAAGGCCCGCCGGGATATCGAAGAATTCACCCGGCTACCCGGAGTGTTAAAATTATTGCAAGAGATTAACCGGTTAAGGAAGGGTAGGGTATTAAAATAA
- a CDS encoding DNA polymerase IV encodes MERAILLADMNSFFASCHQAVQPELQGLEVIVAGDPTKRTGIVLAASYPAKSRGIKTGMPVHEARQLCPDGYFFRPDYQLYIDISSRILGIMRNITDLVEPFSIDEAFADLTGVLHLRGTPRNIASQLKERIKSEVDVLCSIGIGPNKLAAKMAAGVQKPDGLTILESIDDFKKVFWPQPVRELFGIGPRYEKHLRYLNIRTIGDLANFPLPILQQRWGKNGYMLWLCANGIDHSPVVPTSLDASKSIGQQKTLPRDLVGFTNIKVVLLELCELVARRVRQGGYMGRTVVLTLRDTQLRFLSRSLSMNDYTDLPDEIYHIACRILHKHWHETWAVRLVGITLSNLIKRAHFQPDIFGERTRLSKLARACDKIKDRFGERAIIRGVSLKEESISNI; translated from the coding sequence ATGGAAAGAGCAATTTTACTGGCCGATATGAACAGTTTTTTTGCCAGCTGCCACCAGGCAGTGCAGCCGGAACTGCAAGGTCTGGAAGTGATAGTGGCCGGCGACCCTACCAAAAGAACCGGCATTGTACTGGCCGCATCTTACCCGGCTAAATCCCGTGGTATAAAAACAGGAATGCCGGTGCATGAAGCCAGGCAGCTATGTCCCGACGGTTATTTCTTCCGGCCGGATTACCAGCTGTACATAGACATTTCCAGCCGCATACTGGGCATAATGAGGAACATCACCGACCTGGTGGAGCCATTCTCCATCGACGAGGCCTTTGCCGACCTGACCGGGGTACTGCACCTCCGGGGCACCCCCAGGAACATAGCCAGTCAGCTAAAGGAACGCATCAAATCCGAGGTGGACGTATTATGCAGCATCGGCATCGGCCCCAACAAACTGGCTGCCAAAATGGCTGCCGGAGTACAAAAACCCGACGGTTTGACAATACTGGAAAGCATCGATGACTTTAAAAAGGTTTTCTGGCCCCAACCAGTCCGGGAATTATTCGGCATCGGCCCCAGGTATGAAAAACACCTCCGCTATCTTAACATACGCACTATCGGTGACCTGGCTAATTTTCCACTGCCCATTTTACAACAACGGTGGGGCAAAAACGGGTATATGCTCTGGCTTTGCGCCAATGGCATTGACCATAGCCCGGTAGTGCCCACTTCCCTGGATGCCTCCAAAAGCATCGGCCAGCAAAAGACGCTCCCCCGAGACCTGGTTGGTTTTACCAACATCAAGGTGGTACTTTTGGAGCTATGCGAGCTAGTGGCCCGGCGCGTACGCCAGGGCGGCTATATGGGACGTACTGTGGTTTTAACACTGCGGGACACCCAGCTGCGGTTTTTGTCCAGGTCATTAAGCATGAATGACTATACCGACCTGCCCGACGAAATTTACCATATCGCGTGCCGTATTTTACACAAGCACTGGCATGAAACGTGGGCGGTAAGGCTGGTGGGAATCACCCTGAGCAATCTAATTAAGCGGGCACATTTTCAGCCTGATATATTCGGCGAAAGAACACGCCTGTCTAAACTAGCCCGGGCATGCGATAAAATAAAGGACCGCTTCGGCGAGCGGGCCATTATAAGGGGTGTTTCACTTAAAGAGGAAAGCATAAGTAATATATAA
- a CDS encoding DUF5320 domain-containing protein has product MEQPTQKKNGNQPLPSIIILVVFWVGLLFGGFWYAGYYIDRAAREIQEANALNVQAIEEQMKSLHNEMNAIKEALDKTDATISSAGTVNEEVNKRITEMDEHLKRLEKSLDILKESSNADY; this is encoded by the coding sequence ATGGAACAACCGACACAGAAAAAAAACGGTAATCAGCCACTGCCAAGCATTATAATACTGGTTGTGTTTTGGGTTGGATTATTATTTGGAGGATTTTGGTATGCCGGGTATTACATTGACCGGGCAGCCCGGGAAATTCAAGAGGCCAACGCTCTGAATGTACAAGCAATAGAGGAACAAATGAAATCACTGCACAATGAAATGAATGCCATAAAAGAGGCCCTGGATAAAACTGACGCCACTATTTCCAGCGCGGGCACGGTGAATGAGGAAGTTAATAAACGGATAACTGAAATGGACGAACATTTAAAAAGACTGGAGAAAAGTCTTGATATATTAAAGGAGTCCAGTAATGCGGATTATTAA
- a CDS encoding metallophosphoesterase — protein sequence MSAVVAISDLHLGEESSSVNPLLREVVPAILKNRPEFQNPPFNTTPVKLNALLHKIAREFGGISDLVLVGDIIDLSLASYVNCVLQAKEFFRQLLAGVLPGALVWVPGNHDHHIWMQVCEEEYIAAPLREGKLPGEYPRISGPGRDTGALNRYNKGVQFLLGLLPIHVRERFWLAYPNYITTCGHENLLFHHGHFFDRTQSWIGTSLIEAQSLSELEVLNSAYLEFIWYGSGQSGRLSEQIENIYEEIRWIAERLGMVLDISIMESIFKWLSGLGKRGNDRGSELEPKLAERIKRYLQYIERERKSVYAYPADFSLIFGHTHRPLAGGVVANHPVYNTGGWTVDERWPGADKLHTGVFIAAPGQQFTVLPVEIDRDVYDFCYHLNHAYREAVKVDLGMPG from the coding sequence ATGTCTGCGGTTGTGGCCATCAGTGATTTACATCTGGGCGAGGAGTCCTCGTCTGTCAATCCATTATTGCGGGAGGTAGTCCCTGCTATTTTGAAAAATCGCCCGGAATTTCAAAATCCGCCCTTTAATACAACTCCGGTAAAATTAAACGCACTATTACATAAGATAGCCCGAGAATTCGGTGGAATATCCGACCTGGTACTGGTGGGGGATATTATTGATTTGTCCCTGGCTTCTTACGTCAACTGTGTATTACAAGCAAAGGAATTTTTTCGGCAGCTGCTGGCTGGAGTGCTGCCCGGCGCTTTAGTTTGGGTGCCTGGTAATCATGATCATCATATTTGGATGCAAGTATGCGAAGAAGAATATATTGCGGCACCGCTCAGGGAAGGTAAATTGCCGGGGGAATATCCCCGCATCTCAGGGCCGGGCAGGGATACCGGTGCGCTGAACCGGTATAACAAGGGGGTGCAGTTTTTGCTGGGTTTACTGCCTATCCATGTGCGGGAAAGATTTTGGCTGGCTTACCCTAATTATATTACCACCTGTGGTCATGAAAACTTGCTTTTTCACCACGGACATTTTTTTGACCGGACCCAGTCATGGATCGGTACATCGCTAATAGAGGCACAAAGCCTGTCAGAGTTGGAAGTGCTTAACTCGGCCTATCTTGAATTTATCTGGTACGGCAGCGGTCAATCCGGCCGCCTGTCCGAGCAGATAGAAAATATTTACGAGGAGATCCGCTGGATTGCAGAACGATTGGGTATGGTTCTGGATATTAGTATCATGGAGAGTATTTTTAAATGGTTGTCCGGGCTGGGTAAGCGGGGTAACGATAGGGGAAGCGAATTAGAGCCCAAATTGGCTGAGCGTATTAAACGTTATTTACAGTATATCGAACGGGAGAGAAAATCAGTATATGCATACCCAGCAGACTTTAGCTTAATTTTCGGGCATACCCACCGCCCGTTGGCGGGGGGTGTGGTGGCAAACCACCCGGTTTACAATACAGGCGGCTGGACTGTGGATGAACGCTGGCCGGGGGCCGATAAATTGCATACCGGTGTGTTTATTGCGGCCCCCGGGCAGCAATTTACGGTTTTGCCGGTGGAAATTGACCGGGATGTTTATGATTTTTGTTATCATCTAAACCATGCCTACCGGGAGGCTGTGAAGGTTGATCTTGGTATGCCCGGGTGA
- a CDS encoding phosphodiester glycosidase family protein → MRIINIFFISLLVPFLGLLSGAYLSLQQNASALHVPVGNLEPYLLDLTEYTLSLEENIGFIQQSVEEQQLQQLENELVLKELAQRTDTQKKLSDEIYEQRILNRLGPPVNEHSSERVEIKIFELKGLGYRGYIAKIKLHDPSVFKVVLSNDKLGESETTSTAVRRTNAVLGINAGGFFRLAQDGKEYTLPIGNTMIDSKFIDGFKPSHNDLFFAGIDSEGELLGGVFFEKDKLMQLKPLSGVSFVPALIKNRKPLPIPSKWQNQKQPRTIIGEYGNDDLILIVVDGRQSDWSSGVTLEHLQIKLLELGIIEAYNLDGGGSSAFVFNNQVLNRPSDGKERPVATNIVIMP, encoded by the coding sequence ATGCGGATTATTAATATCTTTTTTATCAGCCTGCTGGTTCCTTTCCTTGGCTTATTGAGCGGCGCCTACCTGTCATTGCAACAAAATGCCAGTGCGCTGCACGTGCCCGTGGGAAATTTGGAACCGTACTTACTGGATTTAACCGAGTACACCCTGTCTTTGGAAGAAAACATCGGTTTTATTCAGCAGAGCGTCGAGGAACAGCAACTCCAACAGCTGGAAAATGAACTGGTTCTTAAGGAATTAGCCCAAAGAACAGATACACAAAAAAAGCTGTCCGACGAAATATACGAACAGCGTATCCTTAACAGACTAGGGCCACCCGTTAATGAACACAGCTCTGAACGAGTGGAAATTAAAATTTTCGAATTAAAGGGACTGGGATACCGTGGCTATATAGCAAAGATAAAATTACATGATCCCAGTGTCTTTAAAGTAGTGCTGAGTAATGATAAGCTGGGTGAAAGCGAGACCACCAGTACGGCTGTTAGACGCACCAACGCGGTGCTGGGCATCAATGCCGGGGGGTTTTTCCGCCTTGCACAAGACGGCAAGGAGTATACCCTTCCCATTGGCAACACCATGATTGACAGCAAGTTTATTGACGGTTTCAAACCATCCCATAACGATCTTTTTTTTGCCGGTATCGACAGCGAGGGTGAATTACTGGGCGGTGTGTTTTTCGAAAAAGACAAGCTAATGCAGCTTAAACCTTTATCCGGGGTCAGTTTTGTGCCTGCCCTGATTAAGAACCGCAAGCCACTGCCCATACCCTCCAAGTGGCAGAACCAAAAACAACCCCGCACTATTATTGGCGAGTATGGCAATGACGACCTTATTTTGATCGTAGTGGACGGTCGCCAGTCCGACTGGAGCAGCGGGGTTACCCTGGAGCACCTGCAAATTAAGTTGCTTGAGCTGGGCATAATTGAAGCCTACAATTTAGATGGCGGTGGATCCAGCGCTTTTGTTTTTAACAATCAGGTGCTCAACCGTCCATCAGACGGCAAAGAGCGCCCGGTTGCCACTAATATTGTAATAATGCCATGA
- a CDS encoding NAD(P)/FAD-dependent oxidoreductase, with protein sequence MANEPKGAFIQRDKETYAIVPRTPMGLVTPEILENIAKVARKYQIPIIKITSAQRLALVGLKPEIVDEVWQELGLDVGPAVELCVHYVQACPGTAVCRFGMQDSLGLAGELEKIFVGLEMPAKAKIGISGCPMNCGEGYVRDFGAFGKKSGWTVIFGGNSGARARIGDVIAENLSTEEVIALAKKCFEYYAANANKKERTARFIDRIGIEEFKKAVL encoded by the coding sequence ATGGCAAACGAGCCAAAAGGAGCCTTTATTCAGCGCGATAAGGAAACCTATGCTATTGTACCCAGAACACCCATGGGCTTGGTCACTCCCGAAATCCTAGAAAATATAGCCAAAGTGGCCCGCAAATACCAAATTCCCATCATAAAAATAACCTCGGCCCAGCGACTTGCACTGGTGGGCCTGAAGCCTGAAATTGTTGATGAAGTCTGGCAGGAATTAGGGCTGGATGTGGGTCCCGCCGTGGAACTTTGTGTACATTATGTACAAGCCTGCCCGGGAACAGCCGTATGCCGCTTCGGCATGCAGGATTCACTGGGATTGGCCGGAGAATTGGAAAAAATTTTTGTCGGTCTAGAGATGCCCGCCAAAGCCAAGATTGGCATATCAGGCTGTCCCATGAACTGCGGAGAGGGCTATGTTAGAGATTTTGGCGCCTTCGGCAAAAAATCAGGCTGGACCGTCATTTTTGGCGGCAATTCAGGTGCCCGCGCCCGTATCGGTGACGTTATCGCAGAAAATTTAAGCACCGAGGAAGTAATCGCCCTGGCTAAAAAATGTTTTGAGTATTACGCCGCCAACGCCAATAAAAAGGAAAGAACTGCCCGTTTCATCGACCGCATCGGCATTGAGGAATTCAAAAAGGCTGTACTGTAG
- a CDS encoding tetratricopeptide repeat protein, whose protein sequence is MNRHVFFIATACGVTGLAPLVFSERSNMFTFVLVALVSLFIQVYWRDVVVQLLIVRGIYANKIGDQQKLKNAYLKIYKLMPHSFAGKMSMGVIHSLRKNWEQAESFFRQALYLRPGNIYVSLNLSVVLLQSERFQEAVKLLKALLFAYPRSVMAYKLLAEAYYRLGEPYDARNCLLVARLIDRNDPDIEKFLTTLEKELQDAA, encoded by the coding sequence ATGAACAGACATGTTTTTTTTATAGCTACGGCCTGTGGAGTCACCGGTCTGGCTCCCCTGGTGTTCTCTGAAAGAAGTAACATGTTTACTTTTGTTTTGGTGGCCCTGGTATCGCTGTTTATACAGGTTTACTGGCGGGATGTAGTGGTGCAGCTGTTAATTGTTAGAGGCATTTACGCCAATAAAATTGGCGATCAACAAAAATTAAAAAATGCTTATTTAAAAATTTATAAATTAATGCCTCATAGTTTCGCCGGTAAAATGTCTATGGGTGTAATACATTCTTTGCGGAAAAATTGGGAACAGGCAGAATCTTTTTTCCGGCAGGCTCTGTACTTGCGGCCGGGAAATATTTATGTATCTTTAAATCTATCGGTGGTGTTGCTCCAAAGTGAACGTTTCCAGGAAGCGGTTAAGCTGCTGAAAGCGTTGTTATTTGCTTACCCGCGTTCGGTCATGGCTTATAAGTTACTGGCCGAAGCTTATTACCGGCTGGGGGAACCGTATGATGCCAGAAATTGCCTGCTGGTGGCCAGATTAATCGACCGGAACGACCCTGATATTGAAAAATTTTTAACTACTCTGGAAAAGGAACTTCAAGATGCAGCATAA
- a CDS encoding Asp23/Gls24 family envelope stress response protein: MQDNPLEQNDLGVIRYNEDVLKTMIGMTLSEVEGVAGFEGRSSGNLLNRKSVSHINKISIEEKNVTIELSIVVEYGLPLRDAAQNVQHKVREVIEAMTDLYVNAVNVTVAGLDIKD; encoded by the coding sequence ATGCAAGATAATCCTTTAGAACAAAACGACCTGGGTGTAATCAGGTATAATGAAGATGTGCTAAAGACCATGATTGGTATGACACTATCCGAGGTAGAGGGCGTTGCCGGCTTTGAAGGCCGTAGCTCCGGTAATCTACTAAACCGAAAAAGCGTTTCCCATATCAATAAAATATCAATTGAGGAAAAAAATGTTACCATTGAACTGTCTATCGTGGTGGAATACGGGTTGCCGCTAAGGGATGCAGCACAAAATGTCCAGCACAAGGTGAGGGAAGTGATCGAAGCTATGACTGATTTATACGTAAATGCTGTTAATGTAACCGTAGCGGGGCTGGATATTAAAGATTAG
- a CDS encoding DUF3536 domain-containing protein, giving the protein MDRFLCIHGHFYQPPRENPWLEAIELQDSAYPYHDWNERINAECYAPNTAARILNVKNLIRKIFNNYSRISFNFGPTLLDWLETSDPEVYQGIIEADRASRQTFSGHGSAIAQAYNHMIMPLANRRDKYTQVRWGIEDFKYRFGRGPEGMWLPETAVDLETLDILAQEGIGFTILSPYQARRVRPIGGDWREVGSEGIDPTMPYLLRLPETGRQINIFFYDGPISQAVAFERLLSNGEHFAHRLLSGFSEKSDRPQLVHIATDGETYGHHHRHGEMALAYALEYIESNKLARITNYGEFLAMFPPTHEVEIKEHTAWSCAHGVERWQADCGCHTGTKQGWTQAWRAPLRRALNWLRDSITPEYEKHAGQLFKDPWATRKDYISVVLDRSPENVERFLAKHADHTLDAVEQVTALKLLEMQRHAMLMFTSCGWFFDDISGIETIQVLQYARRVIQLAGEIFEIPLEPLFLEMLARAKSNDPQYQDGAYIYNNKITPAMVDLSKVGGHYAICSLFEKYGRHTQIFCYDVEQLDKHTTEAGTTKLTLGKVRVTSMVTRESTTLSYGAIYFAMHNVSCSVQAFTNEQHYRKLLQKVTDAFNRADFHRVIQILGRHFENGSFFSLKQLFRDRQRKILSKILNTTLEEMEGDYKQIYQHHATLMRFLKDLGIPLPQAMLCAADLSLNAELRRTFAEAEPNIEHINTLFNEAKILDIKLDDISLCYVLKANMERTAQSLYADPTNLALLGNLDTMTGLAHALPFEVDLWKIQNIYYRLLHDFYPYLRRKAEQGDKDTRAWVDRFAALGEKLQIQPKP; this is encoded by the coding sequence ATGGATCGTTTTCTATGCATACACGGCCACTTTTACCAGCCGCCCCGGGAAAACCCGTGGCTGGAAGCCATTGAGCTTCAGGATTCGGCTTATCCCTACCACGACTGGAACGAGCGCATTAATGCCGAGTGCTACGCGCCCAATACCGCGGCTCGTATTTTAAACGTGAAAAACTTGATCAGGAAAATATTTAATAATTATTCCCGAATTAGCTTTAATTTCGGTCCCACACTGCTGGACTGGCTGGAAACCAGTGATCCCGAAGTTTACCAGGGGATCATCGAAGCTGACCGGGCCAGCCGCCAGACTTTTTCCGGACACGGTTCGGCTATAGCCCAGGCTTATAACCACATGATTATGCCCCTGGCCAACCGTCGTGATAAATATACCCAGGTGCGGTGGGGCATCGAGGATTTTAAATATCGTTTTGGGCGGGGGCCCGAGGGCATGTGGTTGCCCGAGACTGCGGTGGACCTGGAAACATTGGATATACTAGCACAAGAAGGTATCGGCTTCACGATATTGTCACCCTACCAGGCCAGGCGTGTGCGTCCTATCGGAGGCGATTGGCGAGAAGTGGGCTCAGAGGGTATTGACCCCACCATGCCCTATCTGCTGCGCCTGCCCGAAACAGGACGCCAGATTAATATTTTCTTTTATGATGGTCCTATTTCCCAGGCCGTAGCCTTTGAGAGACTGCTGTCCAACGGTGAACATTTCGCACACCGGCTGCTAAGCGGTTTTTCCGAAAAAAGCGACCGTCCCCAGCTGGTACACATCGCCACTGACGGCGAAACCTATGGTCACCACCACCGGCATGGTGAAATGGCACTGGCGTATGCCCTGGAATATATAGAATCCAATAAGCTGGCCCGCATTACCAACTACGGCGAGTTCCTGGCCATGTTCCCCCCCACCCATGAAGTGGAAATCAAAGAACATACCGCCTGGAGCTGCGCTCACGGGGTGGAACGGTGGCAGGCTGACTGCGGCTGCCATACCGGCACCAAACAGGGCTGGACCCAGGCTTGGCGGGCTCCGCTGCGCAGGGCGTTGAACTGGCTTCGCGACAGCATAACTCCTGAATACGAAAAACACGCCGGCCAACTATTCAAAGATCCTTGGGCGACCCGCAAGGATTATATCAGCGTGGTTTTAGACCGTTCCCCGGAGAACGTGGAACGGTTTCTGGCCAAACACGCCGACCATACACTGGATGCCGTAGAACAAGTGACGGCGCTTAAACTGCTGGAAATGCAACGGCATGCCATGCTGATGTTCACCAGCTGCGGCTGGTTTTTCGACGACATTTCAGGCATTGAAACGATACAAGTACTCCAATATGCCCGGCGAGTAATCCAACTGGCCGGAGAAATATTTGAAATCCCCCTTGAGCCATTGTTTTTGGAAATGCTGGCCAGGGCCAAAAGCAACGACCCCCAATACCAGGACGGCGCCTATATATATAATAATAAAATAACACCGGCCATGGTGGATTTATCAAAGGTAGGCGGACATTATGCCATCTGCTCGCTGTTCGAAAAATACGGACGGCATACCCAAATTTTTTGTTATGATGTAGAACAACTGGATAAGCACACAACGGAGGCGGGCACCACTAAGTTAACCCTGGGCAAAGTACGGGTAACTTCAATGGTAACACGGGAATCGACTACTCTGAGCTACGGAGCAATTTATTTCGCAATGCATAATGTCAGCTGCAGCGTGCAGGCATTTACCAACGAACAGCACTATCGTAAGTTACTGCAAAAAGTAACCGATGCCTTTAACCGGGCTGATTTTCACAGGGTCATCCAAATATTGGGCCGGCATTTTGAAAATGGATCATTTTTCTCTTTAAAACAGCTATTCCGTGACCGGCAGCGTAAAATATTAAGTAAAATACTGAACACCACGCTGGAGGAAATGGAAGGTGATTATAAACAAATTTACCAGCACCATGCTACACTAATGCGATTTTTGAAGGACTTAGGCATACCCCTACCCCAAGCCATGTTGTGTGCCGCCGACCTAAGCTTGAACGCCGAACTGCGCCGTACCTTTGCCGAGGCAGAACCGAATATTGAGCACATCAATACTTTATTTAATGAAGCTAAAATTCTGGACATTAAACTGGATGACATCAGCCTGTGCTATGTATTAAAAGCAAATATGGAAAGAACGGCTCAAAGCCTGTATGCTGACCCAACGAACCTGGCACTGCTGGGCAACCTGGACACTATGACCGGTCTTGCTCATGCACTGCCCTTTGAAGTAGATTTATGGAAGATACAAAATATTTACTACCGGCTGCTGCATGACTTTTACCCCTATCTACGGAGAAAAGCAGAGCAAGGAGACAAGGACACCCGGGCCTGGGTAGACCGCTTTGCCGCTCTGGGAGAAAAACTGCAAATACAGCCGAAACCCTGA